The following proteins come from a genomic window of Chelonia mydas isolate rCheMyd1 chromosome 15, rCheMyd1.pri.v2, whole genome shotgun sequence:
- the TMEM233 gene encoding transmembrane protein 233 — translation MSEPAAGSELKRALHSSPESSAQHEPPQAAPVPKSYLALSIFSCFCPAYPINIVAFVFSIMALNSYSRGDIEGSRRLGRNALWVAVASIMIGLLIIGIYCVVHFTTHAL, via the exons ATGTCGGAGCCCGCCGCCGGCTCGGAGCTCAAGCGGGCTTTGCACAGCAGCCCCGAGAGCAGCGCCCAGCATGAGCCCCCGCAGGCCGCGCCCGTGCCCAAGAGCTACCTGGCCCTCAGCATCTTCTCCTGCTTCTGCCCCGCGTACCCCATCAACATCGTGGCCTTCGTCTTCTCCATCATG GCTTTAAATAGTTATAGTCGAGGAGACATAGAAGGATCAAGAAGACTGGGTCGCAATGCACTCTGGGTTGCTGTTGCATCAATCATGATTGGCCTTCTGATTATTGGGATCTATTGTGTAGTTCACTTCACAACG